In the genome of Bacillus sp. S3, one region contains:
- a CDS encoding PucR family transcriptional regulator, protein MLTVKDLFEIKAIDGIKIIAGEKGINNEISIVNIIENPGAFDWLSPNELLLSTGFIFKDNEELQNRIIKELSEINCAGLVVKMKRYFDKLPQNMIDQANKYGLPLIELPFEYTLSRVISIINEKASGRYDLLNRKTLDMHNLFFRITLEGGGIERISSLLSETINNPIIFVDKDWKLLHFTEHKDNKVPLAYCFDLIINRPIFTQAFIDSIPDNISEMKKSIKRIYHLEAMEIKCRILPVAVANYLYGYIIVWQTVRELSEFDYIILEQASTIMALEMIKAKEIEDVKLKIRQDFFDDLLTGKITSSESIQSLSELHGLNSQYKYFCMVINFDTADLERYEDIVARKVQLENKARKCVDLVYEHSNLANGEITCFYRNNHIIILMGQNENKPPITLNEAKLYGNGLYSVLTKQMKNTSFLIGIGRQYETIHSLHKSFSEANESIRLMQKFNDRGGVSHFEDHSIYHFLDSNIKDMELEDFFMKRLGKIYEHDQLHGTSYIITLENYFLNNINISETAKAMFLHRNTLIYRIEKIKEILNTDLKNSEELLQIQLALKIFRLLNKRLYSITEKPRSH, encoded by the coding sequence TTGCTTACAGTTAAAGATTTATTTGAAATAAAAGCGATTGACGGAATAAAAATTATCGCCGGGGAAAAAGGGATCAATAATGAAATATCAATCGTAAATATTATTGAAAACCCTGGTGCATTTGATTGGCTTTCTCCTAATGAATTGCTTTTATCAACTGGCTTTATTTTTAAAGATAACGAAGAACTGCAAAATAGGATTATTAAGGAGCTATCTGAAATTAATTGCGCTGGGCTCGTTGTCAAAATGAAGCGGTACTTTGATAAACTCCCGCAAAATATGATTGACCAGGCAAATAAGTATGGTTTACCACTAATTGAGTTACCCTTCGAATATACTCTGTCCAGAGTTATTTCGATTATTAATGAGAAAGCATCTGGGAGATATGATTTACTGAACCGAAAAACGTTAGACATGCATAATTTATTTTTTAGGATTACGCTTGAAGGCGGCGGGATCGAAAGGATCTCTTCCTTATTATCCGAAACCATCAATAACCCAATCATTTTTGTTGATAAGGATTGGAAATTGCTCCATTTCACGGAGCACAAGGATAACAAAGTGCCGCTTGCCTACTGCTTTGATTTAATAATAAATAGACCAATTTTCACGCAAGCGTTCATAGACTCCATTCCGGATAATATTAGTGAAATGAAGAAGTCCATTAAACGAATTTATCATTTGGAAGCCATGGAAATTAAGTGCCGCATCTTACCCGTCGCGGTAGCAAATTATCTTTATGGATATATAATTGTTTGGCAAACTGTTCGAGAACTATCGGAATTTGATTATATTATCCTTGAACAGGCTTCCACAATCATGGCACTTGAGATGATAAAAGCAAAAGAGATTGAGGATGTAAAATTAAAAATTAGACAGGATTTCTTTGATGATTTGCTCACAGGAAAAATCACTTCCAGTGAATCCATTCAATCACTAAGCGAATTGCATGGTTTAAATTCACAATATAAGTATTTTTGTATGGTAATAAATTTTGATACAGCGGACCTTGAACGGTACGAGGATATAGTGGCAAGGAAGGTTCAGTTAGAGAATAAGGCTAGAAAATGTGTGGATCTAGTTTATGAACATTCGAATTTAGCAAATGGGGAGATTACATGCTTTTATCGTAACAATCACATTATCATTTTAATGGGACAAAATGAAAACAAACCTCCTATTACATTAAATGAAGCGAAGTTGTACGGAAACGGGCTTTATAGCGTACTGACCAAACAAATGAAAAATACAAGTTTCTTAATTGGCATTGGCAGACAATATGAAACAATCCATTCACTTCACAAGAGTTTTTCAGAAGCAAATGAATCAATCAGACTCATGCAAAAGTTTAATGACCGTGGAGGAGTCTCCCATTTCGAGGATCATTCCATCTATCATTTCTTGGACAGTAACATTAAAGACATGGAATTAGAGGACTTTTTCATGAAACGTCTCGGAAAAATATATGAACATGATCAACTGCACGGGACAAGTTATATTATTACGTTAGAGAACTACTTTCTAAATAATATTAATATAAGTGAAACAGCCAAAGCGATGTTTTTACACAGAAATACCCTGATCTACAGAATTGAGAAAATCAAAGAAATTTTAAATACCGATCTAAAAAATTCAGAGGAATTGCTGCAAATTCAATTAGCCTTAAAGATCTTTAGATTGTTAAACAAAAGACTTTATTCAATTACGGAAAAGCCCCGTTCTCACTAA
- a CDS encoding DUF2877 domain-containing protein translates to MRETISGDVEFIKRITHSSFSGFVHSTFYRTFNIQCLENGELFTIACSEIDNGPNTLIIDVDHVSFLGIEVNDRVFVKNQTLHIENKLALSIEKASKWESVIPVYPPNVEILIRNIRRMKEYIDMYGKSGGFKKQMAAQGPFEAEMSKMLEKRKNLLLNELENNHVSLAIPHAVSLIGLGPGLTPSGDDFLTGIFTVFNMKNSPFYAQRSFCEDVLKHAKTLTNDISYMALKKAATGKVRESIISLIESLIAGNEEDLFLSLNKVLSIGSSSGTDISLGLVCGLETKLKAGGKL, encoded by the coding sequence GTGAGAGAAACAATATCTGGTGATGTTGAATTTATTAAGAGAATTACTCATTCCAGCTTCAGTGGTTTTGTGCATAGTACTTTTTATCGAACATTTAATATTCAATGTTTAGAAAATGGTGAGTTATTCACCATTGCCTGCAGTGAAATAGACAATGGGCCTAATACATTAATTATTGATGTAGATCATGTCAGTTTCCTAGGTATAGAAGTAAATGATAGGGTATTTGTTAAAAATCAAACCTTACACATTGAAAATAAACTCGCTTTATCAATTGAAAAAGCATCTAAATGGGAAAGTGTGATCCCGGTTTATCCACCTAATGTAGAAATCCTGATTCGTAATATTAGAAGGATGAAGGAATATATCGACATGTATGGTAAGAGCGGTGGTTTTAAAAAGCAAATGGCAGCCCAAGGTCCTTTTGAAGCTGAAATGTCTAAGATGCTTGAAAAGCGAAAGAACTTACTTTTGAACGAATTAGAAAATAATCATGTGTCATTAGCAATACCGCATGCGGTTTCGCTTATTGGTTTAGGGCCGGGTTTGACTCCGTCTGGTGATGATTTTTTAACAGGGATTTTTACTGTTTTTAATATGAAAAACAGCCCCTTCTATGCCCAGCGATCATTTTGTGAAGATGTACTAAAGCATGCAAAGACCTTAACAAATGACATTAGCTACATGGCTTTGAAAAAAGCAGCAACTGGGAAAGTGAGAGAGTCTATCATTAGTTTAATCGAGTCCTTAATCGCTGGGAACGAAGAAGACTTATTTCTCTCTTTAAATAAAGTACTATCCATCGGATCTTCATCCGGAACAGATATTTCCTTAGGTCTTGTCTGTGGGCTGGAGACCAAATTAAAAGCAGGAGGTAAATTATGA
- the fdrA gene encoding acyl-CoA synthetase FdrA has product MTVQALIKPNTYFDSVSLMSLSTKANQIDGVEQAIIAMGTEMNKEVMKNVGLMTPEVEEAKTSDLIIVVKAATDELCENAFEGINELFTKKSTSKGKSEVKYSTISSAAQSNPDANLAIIAVNGAYAAREARKALENDLNVMMFSDNVSIEDEIELKQIAHEKGLLMMGPDCGTAIIGNVALCFANAVRKGNIGIVAASGTGSQEVSVRIHEFGGGITQLIGTGGRDLKEAVGGIMMLDGIQALEDDEATKVIVLVSKPPAPSVEEKVLAKIKTCKKPVVVWFIGGDEEKITEAGGHFAKMSKEAALKAVLLAGADESKLNKRALNIPLIEEVRTKLTPEQKYIRGLFSGGTLCDEAMHAAMEKFDNVYSNIQRNPEFRLKDRYTSQEHTFIDFGDDEYTQGKPHPMIDPATRLERFMQEAKDPSVGVIVMDFVLGYGAHEDPVGAFLPAMIEAKQLAEDEGRHLEIIGYVLGTELDPQDLDEQINKLLAAGVTHASSSQNAGLLAREFVVKGE; this is encoded by the coding sequence ATGACTGTACAAGCTTTGATTAAACCAAACACGTATTTTGATTCAGTGTCATTAATGTCACTGTCAACGAAAGCAAATCAAATTGATGGTGTTGAACAGGCAATTATTGCAATGGGTACTGAAATGAATAAAGAGGTAATGAAGAATGTCGGATTAATGACTCCGGAAGTGGAGGAAGCCAAAACAAGCGATCTTATTATTGTCGTAAAAGCGGCAACAGATGAGTTATGCGAAAACGCTTTCGAAGGCATTAATGAGTTGTTTACGAAAAAGAGTACTTCTAAAGGCAAAAGTGAAGTTAAATATTCTACAATCTCGTCAGCGGCTCAAAGTAATCCAGATGCAAATTTAGCTATTATTGCTGTGAATGGGGCTTATGCCGCAAGAGAGGCAAGGAAAGCACTTGAAAATGACTTAAATGTCATGATGTTCAGCGATAATGTCAGTATAGAAGATGAAATTGAATTAAAGCAAATAGCACATGAAAAAGGCTTATTGATGATGGGGCCTGACTGTGGTACAGCCATTATTGGTAATGTAGCACTCTGTTTTGCAAATGCAGTTAGAAAAGGAAACATCGGAATTGTCGCAGCTTCCGGAACTGGCAGCCAAGAAGTAAGCGTCCGCATCCACGAATTTGGCGGCGGGATTACACAGCTGATTGGAACTGGCGGAAGAGATTTAAAAGAAGCAGTAGGCGGCATCATGATGCTTGACGGTATCCAAGCACTTGAAGACGATGAAGCAACTAAAGTTATTGTCCTTGTTTCAAAGCCACCTGCACCAAGTGTCGAAGAGAAAGTGTTAGCCAAAATTAAAACATGTAAAAAGCCTGTAGTTGTTTGGTTTATTGGCGGCGATGAAGAAAAAATCACTGAGGCTGGCGGCCATTTTGCGAAAATGTCTAAAGAAGCAGCACTTAAAGCAGTATTGTTAGCTGGTGCTGATGAAAGCAAACTCAACAAACGTGCGTTAAACATTCCGCTTATTGAAGAGGTTCGTACAAAATTAACGCCGGAACAGAAATATATTCGTGGATTATTCAGCGGCGGAACTCTTTGCGATGAAGCCATGCATGCAGCGATGGAGAAATTCGATAATGTCTACAGCAACATTCAAAGAAATCCAGAGTTTCGTTTGAAAGACAGATATACAAGCCAAGAGCACACATTTATCGATTTCGGTGATGATGAATATACACAAGGCAAGCCGCATCCAATGATTGATCCTGCTACTCGTCTTGAAAGATTCATGCAAGAAGCAAAGGATCCATCTGTTGGTGTCATTGTAATGGACTTTGTATTAGGATATGGTGCACACGAAGACCCAGTCGGGGCATTTCTTCCGGCAATGATTGAAGCCAAACAACTGGCGGAAGATGAAGGACGACATTTAGAAATTATCGGATATGTTCTAGGAACAGAATTAGATCCTCAAGATCTTGATGAGCAAATTAATAAGTTATTAGCCGCAGGCGTAACACATGCTAGCAGCAGCCAAAACGCTGGACTATTAGCTAGAGAATTTGTAGTGAAGGGAGAATAG
- a CDS encoding DUF1116 domain-containing protein, with the protein MSRINDLFKSKPYVINVGIESFKDDLTQQGSEVIHLEWTPPGRGNPELIAALDKLENPAILEKIEEANKLAVERIINSQPVLIGYDQAINCVPGMTKTTILHAGPPITWDKMNGPMKGAVTGAIVFEGLAKDIEEAAKLAASGEITFSPCHEHNCVGSMAGVTSASMFMHIVENKTYGNIAYTNLSEQLSKILRMGANDQSVIDRLVWMRDVFGPILRDAMKLNPKGIDLRLMLAQALHMGDECHNRNVAGTTLLIQALTPYILQTDYTIEQKKEVFDFVASSDYFSGPTWMAMAKCALDAAHGIENSTIVTTMARNGVEFGIRVSGMPGNTWFTGPAQKVIGPMFAGYKPEDSGLDIGDSAITETYGIGGFAMATAPAIVALVGGTVEDAIGFSTQMKEITTTENPNVTIPLLDFMGIPTGIDVRKVIQTGIMPIINTAIAHKDAGIGMIGAGITHPPVEAFEKALLTLTENIH; encoded by the coding sequence ATGAGTAGAATTAACGATCTTTTTAAAAGTAAGCCATATGTCATTAACGTAGGAATCGAGTCCTTTAAAGATGATTTAACACAACAAGGTTCCGAAGTCATTCATTTAGAATGGACACCGCCAGGAAGAGGTAACCCTGAATTAATTGCTGCGCTTGATAAACTTGAAAATCCTGCGATTTTGGAAAAAATCGAAGAAGCGAATAAGCTTGCAGTTGAAAGAATTATTAATTCACAGCCAGTGTTAATTGGGTACGATCAAGCTATAAATTGTGTACCTGGAATGACGAAAACAACAATCCTTCACGCGGGACCTCCTATTACTTGGGATAAAATGAATGGACCAATGAAGGGTGCCGTTACTGGTGCTATTGTCTTTGAAGGGCTAGCGAAGGATATCGAAGAGGCAGCTAAACTTGCGGCATCAGGCGAAATTACTTTTTCACCTTGTCATGAACACAACTGTGTAGGTTCCATGGCCGGTGTCACATCTGCCTCGATGTTTATGCACATTGTTGAAAATAAAACATACGGAAATATTGCGTACACTAACTTAAGTGAACAATTATCAAAAATCCTTCGGATGGGTGCGAACGATCAAAGTGTTATTGATCGATTAGTATGGATGCGCGATGTATTTGGTCCAATCTTAAGAGATGCAATGAAACTAAATCCAAAAGGGATTGATTTACGTTTAATGCTTGCACAAGCGCTTCACATGGGTGATGAATGCCACAACCGAAATGTTGCAGGAACAACCCTTTTAATTCAAGCATTAACTCCATACATTTTACAAACGGATTATACAATCGAACAGAAGAAAGAAGTCTTTGACTTTGTTGCCAGCAGTGATTATTTCTCTGGTCCTACTTGGATGGCTATGGCTAAATGTGCGCTTGATGCTGCACACGGAATTGAAAATAGTACAATCGTAACCACTATGGCACGTAATGGTGTAGAATTCGGAATCCGTGTTAGTGGGATGCCTGGGAATACTTGGTTTACTGGACCGGCTCAAAAGGTCATTGGCCCAATGTTTGCAGGTTACAAGCCGGAGGATTCTGGACTTGATATCGGTGACAGTGCGATTACTGAAACATATGGTATTGGTGGGTTTGCGATGGCGACAGCTCCTGCAATCGTTGCATTAGTAGGTGGAACAGTAGAGGACGCTATCGGTTTTTCAACACAAATGAAAGAAATCACAACAACTGAAAATCCGAATGTGACGATTCCATTGCTTGATTTCATGGGTATTCCAACGGGGATCGATGTACGAAAAGTCATTCAAACAGGAATCATGCCTATTATTAATACGGCCATTGCCCATAAAGATGCTGGAATTGGAATGATTGGTGCGGGTATTACCCATCCGCCAGTTGAAGCATTTGAAAAAGCATTGTTAACTTTAACAGAAAATATTCATTAA
- a CDS encoding ankyrin repeat domain-containing protein — MEKNSLNMNLIYASEQGEVEVAQRLLQEGASIDFKDENGRTALMAATQKNQISVVKLLLEAGSDVNTRDITQLTPFICSGANGFHEILSMMLNFGADLKSVNRFGGTALLPSSEKGYLKTVQVCLEAGVPVNHVNNLGWSALLESVILGNGGRLYSNIIEMLVEAGADVNLPDRDGKSSLQHAIELKHDRVAKILNRDFTEENEVIRSVKKLYAENKYEDAITVINQAFENDPSNLDLYFYKGYCLQELKKYIEALDEYNRALALNSHELDFYFYTANCLRLMNKPEEALAEYDKASELNPNETFYRYHKSNYLRELGRHEEAVNEMNQLLSLQPHRYDFSFHKANSLRSLGKHQEAIEAIENAIEHDPTNPLYHLHKEQSIELLNKHFN, encoded by the coding sequence ATGGAGAAGAATTCCTTAAACATGAATCTTATCTATGCAAGTGAACAAGGAGAAGTGGAAGTTGCCCAACGGCTTTTACAAGAAGGCGCGAGCATTGACTTTAAAGATGAAAATGGCCGTACAGCCCTAATGGCGGCAACACAAAAAAATCAAATCTCAGTGGTTAAATTGTTACTAGAAGCAGGCAGTGACGTCAACACAAGGGACATTACTCAACTAACGCCCTTTATTTGTTCAGGAGCAAACGGCTTTCATGAAATTCTGAGTATGATGCTGAATTTTGGTGCGGATCTAAAAAGTGTGAATCGATTTGGCGGCACTGCATTGTTACCTTCTAGTGAGAAGGGCTATCTTAAAACTGTTCAGGTATGTTTAGAAGCAGGAGTTCCTGTAAATCATGTGAACAATTTAGGGTGGTCTGCGCTGCTTGAATCAGTCATTTTGGGCAATGGAGGCCGTTTATACTCAAATATCATCGAAATGCTTGTCGAAGCTGGTGCAGACGTAAATCTGCCGGATCGGGACGGAAAATCATCATTGCAGCATGCTATAGAACTTAAACATGATAGGGTTGCGAAAATTCTCAACAGGGATTTCACAGAAGAAAACGAAGTCATTCGGTCAGTAAAAAAACTTTATGCGGAAAATAAGTATGAGGATGCAATTACGGTAATCAATCAAGCTTTTGAAAATGATCCTAGTAATCTTGACCTCTACTTTTATAAGGGATATTGCTTACAAGAATTAAAGAAATATATAGAGGCACTTGATGAGTACAACAGGGCATTGGCCTTAAATTCACATGAATTGGATTTCTATTTCTACACAGCCAATTGTTTAAGATTGATGAACAAACCTGAAGAAGCATTGGCTGAATATGATAAGGCTAGTGAGCTAAATCCTAATGAGACGTTTTATCGCTATCACAAATCCAATTATTTAAGAGAATTGGGAAGGCACGAGGAAGCAGTGAATGAAATGAATCAGCTGCTCTCACTACAGCCTCATCGATATGATTTTTCATTTCATAAGGCAAATAGTCTGAGGTCATTAGGTAAACATCAGGAAGCAATAGAGGCTATAGAGAATGCCATCGAACATGACCCTACGAATCCTTTGTATCATTTGCATAAGGAACAGTCGATAGAGTTACTTAATAAACATTTCAATTAG
- the arcC gene encoding carbamate kinase — translation MEKLVIVAIGGNSLVREDGSGSVQEQYEAVTETAVNIADMVAEGFQVVVTHGNGPQVGFGLRRSEIANEVAGMPVVPLVNCGADTQGGIGYQIQQALINEFARRGINKKVATVITQVEVSGDDPNFKNPTKPVGSFFSFEQSEEMKKEHPDWIFIEDSGRGYRRVVPSPKPINIVEKDAIKTLIEAGFVVIAVGGGGIPVVKNADNTYEGIDAVIDKDFATSLLAEQVQAETLIITTGVSRVCINFGKPNQQALEKITVEELKQFTAEGHFPPGSMLPKVEASLSFLEKNGSRVIITDPESLKDAIVEKAGTHIVNLK, via the coding sequence GTGGAAAAATTGGTTATCGTCGCTATCGGGGGAAATTCATTAGTAAGAGAAGATGGAAGTGGCTCTGTTCAGGAACAATATGAAGCTGTAACTGAAACAGCCGTTAATATTGCTGATATGGTTGCAGAAGGCTTCCAAGTTGTTGTCACACATGGAAATGGACCTCAAGTAGGTTTTGGGCTTAGAAGATCTGAAATAGCAAATGAAGTAGCAGGTATGCCAGTAGTACCTCTTGTCAATTGTGGTGCGGATACTCAAGGCGGGATTGGCTACCAAATTCAGCAGGCATTGATTAATGAATTTGCTAGAAGAGGAATTAACAAAAAAGTGGCAACTGTGATTACTCAAGTTGAAGTTAGCGGTGATGATCCTAACTTTAAAAATCCAACTAAGCCAGTAGGTTCATTTTTCTCTTTCGAGCAATCGGAAGAAATGAAGAAAGAACATCCAGATTGGATTTTTATCGAAGATTCAGGCCGTGGTTATCGAAGAGTAGTACCTTCTCCAAAACCGATTAATATTGTAGAAAAGGACGCCATTAAAACGTTGATTGAAGCAGGTTTTGTTGTTATTGCAGTTGGCGGCGGTGGAATTCCTGTCGTTAAGAATGCTGATAATACGTATGAAGGTATTGATGCTGTTATTGATAAAGATTTTGCAACTAGCCTATTAGCAGAACAAGTTCAAGCGGAAACGTTAATTATTACAACTGGTGTTTCAAGAGTGTGTATCAATTTTGGAAAACCTAATCAACAAGCCCTAGAAAAAATTACCGTTGAGGAATTAAAGCAGTTTACGGCTGAAGGTCATTTCCCTCCAGGCAGTATGCTTCCAAAAGTCGAAGCAAGTTTAAGCTTTTTAGAAAAGAATGGTTCTAGGGTAATAATTACCGATCCTGAAAGTTTAAAAGATGCAATCGTTGAAAAGGCAGGTACGCATATTGTCAATTTGAAATAA
- a CDS encoding xanthine permease codes for MGHVSFWKKGDFAASFGLFVNVLTDFLVMISLLIAVVGMPKEFIFNRIVPGFGFAVLLSGIMFAYFAYKLAKKTGRKDITALPSGSSSPGIFLIVFVIMLPLYHQTKDAAFTTTVAVMWCFVEAAILIIGAFLGETIRKLVPRTVLLAALAGLAFVFLGMNPMLQSFEMPVVAFVAIIIIFMNWLSKHPIFKKIPTGLLLIVIGTAIAWIAGYQNPADVTEALKSFGFNPPMLHLNGFADSFNAALPYLLTAVPLGLSNYIFNLENVEAAAVCGDEYKTRDVMLTNGICSAIGGLCGNPFPVTVYVGHAGWKEVGAGLGYSIASSAAIFLLSIFSLMGLLLAVVPIAAIVPMLVFIAIVTGHQVVKESPKFEAPAIFVCFFPWVATWALTAVNNAISATGMSVGTGADQVSSHALHNAGLFYDGLVALGNGAPITSVIWGCIAVFTIRNTPIGGIIAAVLGAVLTFVGAIHTSTLGLAQEIAMPFVWGYLLMAAFLVYKLYVNKKDNIGPVTE; via the coding sequence ATGGGACATGTATCTTTTTGGAAAAAAGGAGACTTTGCTGCTTCTTTCGGTTTGTTCGTGAATGTTTTAACAGACTTTTTGGTTATGATTTCATTATTAATTGCTGTAGTTGGAATGCCAAAAGAGTTTATTTTTAATCGAATTGTACCTGGCTTTGGGTTTGCTGTACTTCTATCTGGTATTATGTTTGCTTATTTTGCCTATAAATTAGCAAAGAAAACAGGTAGAAAGGATATTACCGCACTACCATCAGGGTCTAGTTCACCTGGTATTTTTCTTATCGTCTTTGTGATTATGCTTCCTCTTTATCATCAAACAAAGGATGCTGCTTTCACAACAACAGTTGCTGTGATGTGGTGCTTCGTTGAGGCTGCTATTTTAATAATAGGTGCATTCCTCGGTGAAACGATCAGAAAGCTTGTCCCTAGAACTGTATTGCTAGCAGCCTTGGCAGGTTTGGCATTTGTATTCTTGGGTATGAACCCAATGCTACAATCTTTTGAAATGCCAGTAGTGGCATTTGTTGCAATTATAATTATCTTCATGAACTGGTTAAGTAAACATCCAATATTTAAGAAAATACCTACGGGTTTATTATTGATTGTAATTGGAACTGCAATTGCTTGGATTGCTGGGTATCAAAATCCTGCTGATGTTACTGAAGCTCTAAAATCATTTGGCTTTAATCCTCCTATGTTGCATTTAAATGGGTTTGCCGACAGTTTTAACGCTGCATTGCCATATTTATTAACTGCTGTACCGCTAGGATTATCAAACTACATTTTTAATCTGGAAAACGTTGAAGCTGCTGCTGTTTGTGGAGATGAATATAAAACTAGAGACGTTATGCTTACAAACGGTATTTGTTCAGCAATAGGCGGCCTTTGTGGTAACCCATTCCCAGTAACCGTATATGTAGGTCATGCTGGTTGGAAAGAAGTTGGTGCAGGTTTAGGCTATTCTATTGCTAGCTCTGCTGCCATATTCCTATTATCGATTTTTAGTCTTATGGGTCTGTTGCTAGCTGTTGTCCCAATTGCTGCTATTGTTCCGATGCTCGTGTTTATTGCGATTGTAACAGGGCATCAGGTTGTTAAAGAAAGTCCGAAATTTGAAGCTCCGGCAATATTTGTATGTTTCTTCCCATGGGTTGCTACTTGGGCACTTACTGCTGTAAATAATGCAATTTCAGCTACTGGTATGTCGGTAGGGACAGGTGCCGATCAGGTTTCTTCACATGCCCTGCACAATGCTGGACTTTTCTACGATGGCTTGGTTGCTCTAGGTAATGGTGCTCCTATTACAAGTGTTATTTGGGGTTGTATAGCTGTATTTACGATCCGAAACACGCCTATTGGAGGCATAATAGCTGCAGTACTTGGAGCTGTTTTAACGTTTGTTGGTGCAATTCATACAAGCACTCTCGGACTTGCACAAGAAATTGCTATGCCTTTCGTTTGGGGATATCTACTAATGGCAGCGTTTTTAGTATATAAACTTTATGTTAATAAGAAAGATAATATTGGTCCCGTTACAGAGTAA
- a CDS encoding nucleoside deaminase has translation MDFMKLAADATIVGMANKVGGPFGATIVRGDEVVAAVSNTMMRDTDPSAHAEMVAVREACKKLGTMDLSDCVVYATCEPCPMCVSVMIWAGIKDVYYCSTRDDAAENGFSDMHLRQYLAGEDDSVINMIKVEDREDCDDLWEHFHKLNK, from the coding sequence ATGGATTTTATGAAATTAGCTGCTGATGCAACAATAGTTGGAATGGCGAACAAAGTTGGTGGACCATTTGGTGCAACGATTGTCCGAGGCGATGAAGTGGTTGCAGCAGTTAGCAACACCATGATGCGAGATACGGATCCTTCTGCACATGCAGAGATGGTAGCTGTAAGAGAAGCCTGTAAAAAATTAGGAACTATGGATTTATCAGATTGTGTTGTTTATGCTACTTGTGAACCATGTCCAATGTGTGTTTCTGTTATGATTTGGGCTGGTATCAAGGATGTATACTACTGCAGCACAAGAGATGACGCTGCAGAGAATGGTTTCTCAGACATGCACCTGCGCCAATATTTAGCAGGAGAAGACGATAGTGTCATTAACATGATAAAAGTGGAAGATAGAGAAGATTGTGATGACCTATGGGAGCATTTCCACAAACTAAACAAATAA